AATGATTTGAATAGAAATATGGTCCTTGATAGAATATTATGGCGGAAGTTGATCAATGTAGCAGAACTGACTTAGTAGTATAAGGCtcggttgttattgttgttgtattCAATTCAAAACATGGGCATGTATCTTTCACTTAGCAATTTATAAGGACTGTGCAAAATTTCATGTTGATAATGATAACTCCCTTGTTACTATGCAGATTTCTGACAAGAAAGGTCCTTCAATAAACTCTTCCAAGAGCCAATTCAAAGCTCTAAACTGGCAAGAACGGCGAAAAATTGAAAGAGAGAGGAAGCAAATACAAGAGGATGAACAAACATTAGCAAAAGTGGAAGCTCCAATACCACAATCCAACATTGGGTTTAAGCTTCTCCAAAATATGGGTTATACTCCAGGTTCCGCACTTGGCAAGGAGGGCTCAGGACGGGCTGAACCGGTCGGGATTGAAATTCGACGCTCACGAGCCGGTATAGGCTTAGAGGATCCTCATaaggaaaagaagaaaagggAGGAAATCACAATCCATAGGAAAAGGAAGAATGAGGAGGCTCTGATGGAAGAATTTGGGTCTAGGCAGAAATCGCGTTGGAAGAGTAGGAGAGTTATTGTTAATTTTAATAAGGCTAAGGCTGCTCTTGACCAATTGGAGAATCGGGAAATTGTGGAGCCACCAAAGAACGAGGATGATGCCGagggtgaagatgaagaagaggaagaagaaataaCAGAAGAGGTGTG
Above is a window of Vicia villosa cultivar HV-30 ecotype Madison, WI unplaced genomic scaffold, Vvil1.0 ctg.000672F_1_1, whole genome shotgun sequence DNA encoding:
- the LOC131630320 gene encoding uncharacterized protein LOC131630320, translated to MSAMAEPEANNEDDDYMGDLSRFLPCDSIQPPNPNTCSKKISDKKGPSINSSKSQFKALNWQERRKIERERKQIQEDEQTLAKVEAPIPQSNIGFKLLQNMGYTPGSALGKEGSGRAEPVGIEIRRSRAGIGLEDPHKEKKKREEITIHRKRKNEEALMEEFGSRQKSRWKSRRVIVNFNKAKAALDQLENREIVEPPKNEDDAEGEDEEEEEEITEEDLLDVLMKLRDEFNYCLFCGCKYESSSALLDNCPGINEDDH